The DNA region CAGAGAACCGTGTTGTCGGTCGAACTCCACGTCCACTCGTCGCTCTCGTACGACGGCCGCGACCCGGTCGAGTTCATTCTCGAGCAGGCCTCGGCCGTCGGCCTCGACGCCATCGCGATCACCGATCACGACGAAATCGCCGCGAGCCTCGAGGCCGTCGAACGGGCCCCGAACTACGGCCTCGTAGGCATTCCAGGCATGGAGATCTCGAGCAAAGCGGGCCACGTGCTCGGCTTCGGCATCTCCGAGGCCGTTCCGCCGGGGCTCTCCTACAAATCCACCCTCGAGGCGATCCGCGAGCAGGGCGGCATCGCCGTCGTCCCCCACCCGTTCCAGGAATCCCGGCACGGGGTGATGGCCCGCGTGTCGCGCGCCGACCTCGCACAGGCAGACGCGATCGAGGTGTACAACTCCCGACTGCTGACCGGGCGGGCGAACCGCCAGGCCGAACGCTTCGCGCGCGCTCGAAACCTGCCGATGACCGCCGGGAGCGACGCCCACA from Natronosalvus rutilus includes:
- a CDS encoding CehA/McbA family metallohydrolase — translated: MLSVELHVHSSLSYDGRDPVEFILEQASAVGLDAIAITDHDEIAASLEAVERAPNYGLVGIPGMEISSKAGHVLGFGISEAVPPGLSYKSTLEAIREQGGIAVVPHPFQESRHGVMARVSRADLAQADAIEVYNSRLLTGRANRQAERFARARNLPMTAGSDAHIGEMVGQAVTRVDTDDRSADGILEAIADGRTTIEGKRTPWHISFRQAAGGVKRRIKGGVFQLFR